The Bacteroides sp. genome contains a region encoding:
- a CDS encoding ABC transporter permease, giving the protein MNIYEISWPSLGLGYILLIIPFSLLYLFRTGLVKETLVAVVRMTIQLFLVGLYLEFLFRLNNPWVNIAWVLLMIVVASTATTRRSELQGRLFFLPVALAILFSMIIIDAFFLGLVIRPENFFEARYFIPITGMIIGNCMERNIIALNSFRAQIFREMSTYRYFIANGATRHEALLPFIRNALRNAFNPLIANMAVIGLIALPGTMTGQILGGSSPNQAIRYQILLLLGIFIATMMTVVLTILLSRRMLFDEMDNLKEENLVRKS; this is encoded by the coding sequence ATGAATATTTACGAAATTTCCTGGCCCAGCCTGGGACTCGGATATATCCTGCTGATCATTCCTTTTTCACTCCTTTACCTGTTCCGGACTGGCCTGGTGAAGGAAACCCTCGTTGCTGTTGTCAGAATGACCATTCAGTTGTTCCTGGTAGGGCTTTACCTGGAGTTTCTCTTCAGGCTCAACAACCCCTGGGTCAACATTGCCTGGGTGCTGCTTATGATCGTCGTGGCCAGTACCGCTACAACCAGGCGAAGCGAATTGCAAGGCCGCTTATTTTTCCTGCCCGTTGCCCTGGCCATCCTTTTCAGCATGATTATCATTGACGCCTTTTTCCTTGGTCTGGTCATCAGGCCTGAAAATTTCTTTGAAGCCCGCTATTTTATCCCAATCACCGGAATGATCATCGGCAATTGCATGGAACGGAACATCATCGCCCTGAACAGCTTTCGCGCACAGATCTTCAGGGAAATGTCGACTTATCGCTATTTTATCGCCAACGGGGCCACCCGCCATGAAGCACTCCTGCCTTTTATCCGAAATGCCCTCAGGAACGCTTTCAATCCCCTTATAGCCAATATGGCAGTCATTGGCCTGATCGCCCTGCCCGGAACTATGACAGGACAGATACTGGGAGGCAGCAGCCCAAACCAGGCTATCCGCTACCAAATCCTCTTGTTATTGGGAATTTTTATCGCTACAATGATGACCGTGGTGCTCACCATTTTGCTTAGCAGAAGAATGTTGTTTGATGAAATGGACAATCTGAAGGAAGAAAACCTGGTCAGAAAAAGTTGA